TTATCACTTCAGTCAGCTGCAGCTTCCCTGTCTGGTGTGAGTTAATGTTGGtgtttttccaggaaaaaaaagaaaaaagaaaaacggaaacaataaaaataactgagAGAACTGGACACTGACAGGCATGCCCTAAAGGAGTCCTTCAGGCTCAAAGGGAAGGGGAGTCGGCCAGAATTGGAAGTCATGATGAGAAATAAAGAACACATGacagggcatcaatgggaggagaggtccttggtcctatgaaggctcaatagatgcctcagtgtaggggaattgagggcagggaggtgggagtgggtgggtgagtggaggaacaccctcacagaagcagggagaggtaAGATGGGAATAGGGGGGTTCCGGAAGTGGGGGGTGAaggttgaaatgtaaataaagaaaatatccaatttttaaaaaggaagaaagaaaagtttctcAACTTAATTTACCACTATAATTGATAAAAGAAGACAATATATCGACAGAATGACATCCAGTAATAAAGGCTTAACACTCATTTCCCATTTAAACAGATCAGGCAGTGTACTGACAGTAAACCTGGAGATGCTGTGGACTCAATAGTGGAAGCTATACAACTCAATACCACAGAGACTGTGGTTCATAATGGTTCATGTATTTCAAAGTAAAACAGAATGTGATTGACAGATATGTTAATTACCAATAAAATAATTccacaatgtaaaaaaaaaaaaaagaacacctgaTAGATGCATAGGTAATTCTAAAAGATGGTAAgactgggaggtggctcagtaggtaaggtgCTTGCTTTGCAAATCTGCCTTGCCTTACATGAACTGAAGCTTGTTTTCCTGCTTCATACAAATACatacgcatgcacatacatacacacacataaacacatatacatacataaacacatgcatacacacacaaacatacatacacataaacacacacaaatagacacagaagcatacacagacataaacacatacacagacacacagatacacatacaaacacacacatgcacacaaaaacatacatatacataaacctacacaaatagacacagagacatatacagaaatgaacacatacacagacacacagatatacatctaaacacacacatacacatgcatacacacacaaacataaacacagatacacatgcacacatacacattcacatgtgtgtgcacacatacatacacacatgcataaacagatacacatacataaatacacacccatctatatacataaacacacacacatacacattcacatacacaaagcTTAGCATGATTGCACGTACTTGTACtcccagccctgaggaggcagagatggatctCTGGGACCTTGACCCATGATGGAAGCTGGAAAATGTGGTTGTTTCAGAAGTGAGTTTGTTCCATGAGCTGAAGCATCCAAACATCACCCACTGCAATGATGGTGTTAGTGATGAAAACTGTCTTTGCTCTAGTtacgtttctgttgctgtgatacagtGCCACAGATGCAGGCCAGCCACAGATGCTGAGGCAGGCAGTGAGGAATGGTGTTGAtgactgggggggaggggcaaaaGTAGCTTACTTTcagtacattttatttctttaattttttgctAGTCTGTGAAAAAATGCTTAGCTTCTCTCTGGCTCAAGGGCCCCCTGCTGGCCAGGCAAGAGGCTTGGAGTTCTGTGagccagagaaaagagaagaggaagaaagggagaattcaagcacacacataaatacacacagatactcacacacTTTTTATCCCTTCTCTCTGACCTTCTTATActttcttagacaaaagttctttataaaattacctcatagataaaatgatacacaaaaggggagttacagaaagATGTCGAtaataagttcaaagcagtgtttcattctataagctcattttaagttcaaagcaacagtttcacatggccttgctttatcaaaGTGCACATCTGTGGCTTCATCCtacaatgaatgtttttccttgatcacaaatttgtcccaatcctatttctcttcttagtgtaGTTATGAAAGCTCATTATATTCCTTAGtctgcagcctttacttactagtctatgaggagggggcacattctatttttattacattttccagcaaaacaactaaaaccatcatctccttaaactttcctcttaaaattatttgaatcaaatcatgAATgctataaagtcattaattcatctaaacagcattaattcgtGAAAGTTTATCTTCATGTCAACctgcaggaaatttgcccaatagAGTAGGCTGAGGAATCACTAGGCTATGtaatagtggcaggaaaggcatgtcAGCAGTGAGAAGCAAACCTGGGGCGAAGTCTCTAAGGCTGTGCCTCCCCAGAGTGCACCCATTGCAGTCATATAAAATAGTGGGCCAGCTCCAGGAAACACACTTGCTTACCATAGCTTTTTCTAGTTGGCTTCTGTCataccatgaccaaagacaaCTTACAGGCAAAAAGTCTGCTCTGGCTTTTGGCTGCAGAAGTAGTCTATGATactgggggtgagggagagaatGAATTGCAAGTAAGATGAAGGTAcagaatctcaaagcccacttccagggatgtacttcctccagcgaGGATCTCTCTCCTTAAAGTTCTATAAGCTCCTGAAGCAGTGCCACCATCCAAGGTCAAGTGCTCAGATACATCAGCCTATGGGGACCCTTACATTCTAACAACCACAGCCCTGTGCAACATACTGGAACATTGTGAAGGTATCGGCACCTGCCTGGTCTAATTGCAAAGGGaccaaagacagacaatacctaCATGAAGAATTTATTCTTGGGGTGATGATGAGGTTCACACTGGCCCCAAAAGAAGGTCACAGGGGAAACTGTTTTTACTGTGCCGTTCCAAGATCTGGAACAAGTCAATGTCTTCCTGAATGACAAGCAAAACATCAAGCATGGACTCTGGGTTAGCGAGACTCTTCAATCATGATAAGAATTTTAAACATCTGTTAGCACACCTTATTACATGTCTTCTGAAGAAATAAGCCTTCTGTAATTATTATCATGAAAAATCAGATATCTGGTCCCTAGGTTGTTTGGCCAATCAGTTATGTGCATTGATGCTTCCAATGACTGCTTTTAACCAGAAAGAAGTATATAGAAAAATCTGTAGGCAGATGCAGGTGAATCCCAGTCATGGCTCTGACGAGATGAGTGCATTACTATGGGGGTGTTAAACAGAAAGGGTTGCTGTGGACCCTCTGCTGAAGACATTCTTGAGAACTGCCTGATATCTCCATtgacataaaaacacaaagaggaaATCTTGAGAGGGTGACTCTTAGGATCCCCTGCAGTGTTGCAGGCTTCTAGCCCCCGAGACCTGAAACTGGGGAAAAGGCAGTAATAGAAGCAAGAACCAGAGGGCAAAACCAAAGGAGGAAGTCCAGGGCAGAAGGAACATGAACAGCATATTCACGAGAGATCAGACATTCCCTAAATGTGTAATTATGTGTGTGGGAGGTATGCATCTGTATACATAAGTGCAGTTGCCCACATAGGCCAGGACACAATATCTGATTGTCTGGagcctgagttacagatggttgtaagttggCCAACATGAcaggtgttaggaactgaacctaggccTGCCAccagaacagcaagtgctcttagctgctaagccatctcttctgccccagTCCAGACATCATTGATCCTCCATCcccaataattaagaaaaaaagttatttagctataaaaagtagaaaagataATGAGAAATGAGGATTCAGAGTCTACTCACTTCCAACCTAAGTACAAGGACCAAAGAGGCCACTTGCTGCCCAGCCGAACACTCACACAGTTAGATATTGTAAGACCTAAGCAGATGGTTCTGTAAACTAggccaggagaaaggaaagagggggagggaNNNNNNNNNNNNNNNNNNNNNNNNNNNNNNNNNNNNNNNNNNNNNNNNNNNNNNNNNNNNNNNNNNNNNNNNNNNNNNNNNNNNNNNNNNNNNNNNNNNNNNNNNNNNNNNNNNNNNNNNNNNNNNNNNNNNNNNNNNNNNNNNNNNNNNNNNNNNNNNNNNNNNNNNNNNNNNNNgagagagagagagagagagagagagagagagagagagagagagagagagagctgttgtATTAGTCCAGATTTGCTAAAGGAACAAAACCAATATATGAGATGATGTATACAAATCCCAACACTCATATTGAGCAGTTCCCAGacctctgtaacttcagctccgagagctccaataccctcttctggtctctatgggtaTCCAAACaccataacacacatgcacagatatgtgGGAATACATGCATGAATGATATAAACATACATGCTTATGTGATTATGTGcatcatatatgtgcatatgccaGGAAAAAAAGCATTAGGCATCAGATTTGCTAAAGATTATGAGATAGGTGACAGGatccaaacctgggtcctctgaaagaaccatAAACACTCTTAACCAATATGCTATATCCACAGATAATAAGCTATCTccccaaataaatatttattagaagtGGGAGGCATGATGTGGGAAATCAAAGGGCAAGCAAATGTCAGGAGGCCATCTCCATCTCTCAACACACTGATTGGAGAAAGACCAAGTATGAATGCCCCTCTGTCCTGCTGCCACCTCATGCTTGAGCACCAGATCTTACTGTAAAAGCTTGTCTCCACCCACAGGATTCTGAGGACCTGACACATGTTCAGTGCTGCCATTGTTTGCATGCTTTTATGACTTCTGGTTCTGCCCTATCCTTTCTTGGTCACTTGTCCTAACCAGACCTcaattttctcctctgtaaacaAGAAGCAGTGTGAAGAgctacacatatgcatgtgcacacacacgcacctacacatacatgtgcgtagaactgagagatagctcagagccGAGAAGGCCACATGTAGTATGAGCAAAATTTCaccaaatggagagaaagaacaagagcaGGGAAGGATGAGACAGGGAGCTAAGAATGGAGTTCCTGGCCCTGCTACCCTGGCCGCTCCCCTCACATTCCAAACCCGATCTCCCTGACACTCATGCGCATGGATCTCCAACCTAAGCCTCATGCACGGGACCATGAAGTCTTTAATAACCTGCCATCTCGAGTTTTCTTGCTTAGCTTGTGGACAAACAGCTGACTTGACTCATCTGTTATTGTGATTGGTAATTACTCACTTTGCAGAACCCTGGGAGACATGAATCGATTGCAGAATTGGGGATTATCTAGAAACCCATCATCTAATCTCACGTTTCCTGATTCCTGTTCTATAAAAGAGGCTATCACCTTCTCAGCAGAAACAGGTAGAAGAGGAGCCCAGGACGGCCGCTGAGACCTTGAGACTCAGGTAAGACCTgacccatcctctgctacaccaCTCTGGGTAGCAGGAGGCCGAGACCTTACTCCTGCCAGATGGTGTTGTCACTGGGGAcctaacagcaaaaacaaacactaaCACTCTTAACAAGGGCAAGCACTGGACATTTCCTACAGAGGGCAACATTGATAAAGCAGTGAGCTCACTCCTTGTGCCCTAAGTAGAAACACTAGAGAAGACATTTTAATAAGGTTACCATCACTGGGTGAGAGGCTGCCTGTGGCTATGTGAACTTTTTGGCTCTTGATGGTACCCACAAGCCATCATGGCCTGAAAACAGACCAaagagccatccctgggcagagATGAGGGCTGGGCAATTGAGATCTTCAGCCTCTGTCATGCAGGATCCTTGTCATCCACACTGAAGAACAGGGCTGAGGGCAATGGGTCAGGCCACCACAGTCACATCCCTCAGCCCCAGAGTAAACCTGATGGTCACTTAGTTAAACAGAAGCTTCTGGATCAGGCAGGAATGGCTTCGGAGCCTCTCACAGCTGCAACTAGTGACCTCAGGGAAACTGCCTAGAGTCGCTAGGCCTGTGCTCCAACCATGAAGTAGGGGTTGTCTGTGCCCATATGTGAGGATGTGGTGACAATGAAGTCGGTGACTGAACCCATCAGCCTGTGGTCTGGGACAGACTACTACGGCAGTGTTAGTTATTATTGCTAGTTATCAGCCCCTGGGGTCGGGGGAACAATGGCAATGCCATCCCCTGGGGACAGGGTACACAGTGCAGAGATTCCTCTGATAGCTGTACCACAGAGAACTTGTCattctgtctgcagacaccaagagAGATGTTTCTAGCTGGGAGCCTCGTTGTCCTCTGTGGGCTGCTGGCCCAGAGCACAGCCCAGCTGGCAGGCCTGCCTTATCCCCTGGGCCAAGATCTGCCCATGTCTATGGGTCACTGCCGGTCCTTGCATGTGGGCCAGACCCTGCCCTACTACGGCGTGACTCCAGTCGTGTCTACGTATCCTTCAAATCATCTTGATAGAAACTTCAGGGATGGTAAGTGAGTCTTTGACAGTCTCTttcaggtaggtgtgtgtgtgtgtgtgtgtgtgtgtgtgtgtgtgtgtgtgtgtgtacttctacGTAGATGTTCTAGTCTATCCAACTTCTGAATCATAGGAAGAGAATCATCAGTGGGAAAGGAGATCTGAGgctctagagcagcagttctcaaccttccgaatgctgcaactctttaatacagttcttcctgTTATGGCGACCCCAGAccttaaaattatctttgttattACTTCATAAAAGTAACTTTGCTACTAtcatggatcataatgtaaatatctgtattttctgatggtcttaggcaaggTCTTCACCCACAGGTTaggaaccactgccctagagttAGCAGATATAATCCCTGAGATTCTCTGCTTTGTAGCTTTCAGACACGGCCTGCTGTCCGGGGGGGTTCTGAGCTTTCTGGAACACATACCACTCTTGAACTACGTGAGACCTACAGGAAGCAATGCTGGTGGCCTGATTGGTGTACTTGGAAAAGTGATTTCATCAATCCCTCTCTTGAACAACATCCTTGAGTGAGTTACCTAAAGTAGGAATCTCATCCCTGCCAGTGACTGAGGAGCTGCCAGCCCCAAGCAGCCAAacagagggagaggggtgggCTGAGAATGGAGCCAGGGCGAGTCCCCAGGGCTCTCTCCACACTGGCAGGGACAGTGGCCCTTTTACACCTGTAGTAGCCCCCAGTTCTAAGGCACATCCTGGTCCCCAGCAGAAGCTATTATCCCCGTGACAAGCCTTCCATGTCAGTTTCAGTTCTCAGATGGaaaaaactgaggcacagacatGTGCCTGTGCTCACACAGCTAGGGTGATGCAGTCAGGAATCTAACTCAGAGAAGCCCTAAGGTTTGCCACCCACCAAGGTGTCCATCCCACCAAGGGAATGTGAACAGTCATAGGCTACCCTCCTCATCTGCATCACCTGTGCCTGAGACCTGACATGGTCCTTCCCATGACAGCTTCCTAGGCACAAAGCCACAATGGGGAACTTGGCGCAGTGAGCACACACCCAAACCTGAGTCCTTAGTAAGACTGGACCCAAGCCACTGCCAAGATTCCTAGCCTCTtaggcctctgcttcctgacctagagatagtcagacagacagacgtcAGTGCTGGATGACCTGCGGCCAGGCACCTGGTCTCCTggctttgatttctccatctgtgaGATGGAGAGCAGCCTCTGGAGAAGACCAGGGGAGGTGAGCAGGACCCCATGGATGGGTCTGGGAAGGCTTCCTCCCACCCTTTTTGCATTCTTTCCAACTTCCTACATCTTAAAGATCATGACAGGTTGAATAATTTCCATCATGCCTCTTAGGCAGGATTTATTCTGGTTGTCCATGTATCGTCTCTATGAGTACTGACAATACATCCGTCAATGTATCTGTCCTTCCTTTTATctaaccactcccacttccatCCACCCTCCCACATATCCAATTAGTAATCCTCCTACCAACTTAAAAGTCAGCCTCCTTCTTTGAAAAGCTCTCAACTAGTCTACCCAGTCCCTTTCCTCAAATATCTCCTAGAGTTGAAATAAACAGAGGTCCACGTATGTTGGGATCTGATTCAGAAGGAAGTTGGAAATGGTAGGGATGTGGCTCAGAACACAGGGTGGTGCTGATTCCAAGACTGCCCTCACATCTTCCTCACCTCAGGTGGCCAGCTCGCCCTCTGTGATGAGTACATTTAGTTAAAGATGGCTCCCAGATCTGAGCTTAACACGCTACTGTTTCTCCCTGACCAGCATAAGAGTCACTAATCCCCAGCTACTGGAAATCGGTCTTGTGCAGAGCTATGATTTCCACCGCCTCTATGCCACCATCCCACTGGGTTTTGATCTCAGAGTGAACACGTAAGTAGGTCCCAAGGCGGGTAGGGATGGGGGATGACTCCCAAAGGGAATTGGCTATGGAATGCTGCAAAGGCCTGACCCTTGAACCTTACCTATTTGACGTTGAACAAACTCAGGTCATGTGGAAACACACTTGGCCTCTCTGAGCCTTGATTTCCCCTAATGGGAACAGAGATCAATATCGAAGTAAGGTGAGCCTGACACTCCTGCCAAAATGAAACCCTCCACCTTGGAATGTGAGAGGCCAGATGCCAACAGAGCTGTTTCTGCCTTCTCGACAGACTGGGGGTTGGAAGTCTGTTGGAGCTGTCTGTGAAGCTAGATATCACTGCAGAAATCTATGCTGTGAGAGATTCTTATGGGAGGAGCCGCCTGGTCATCGGTGACTGTATATACCCTCCTGGCAGCTTGCGTATCTCCTTGCTTAATAGGTAAGGCCAAAGGGCGGGCTTCTCCTGCCCAGATATAGTTGGGTAAAAGATGGAACAAAAGAAGGATGAATGAATAAGAGGACAGGACGAAAGATGTGATGGGGAGGAAGTGTGAATGGATGGGTGtatgggtggaaggaaggaaggatggatggatggatggatggatagatggatggacaaatgagtgggtgagtgggtagatggtAAAATGGTGGATAGGAGCAGATATATAGGCAGGTGTATGAATAGATaagtaaatggataaataaatgctTACTTACCCCTTATTAAAccaaaataaccaatttaatgtTGGATAGGCCATATAGAATATGGTTTAAGACCACCTTTTATAACCTGATGGGAAGATCTAGAGAGCCTCTAATATGAACATGATCAGTGTTCCTCCAATCTGGTCCCACCTTGTTTATCTATAACACAAGAATATATAAGATTATTACTAGAATCCTACTAGGAGGTATTAGATGTACAGCCCATTTCAATTGCTTGTTCCAGCTGCCTGTTCACATTGGAAGGCCCAGGCATACATGTGTATAGGACCTAACATGACCCAAATTTACTGAACACATACATGGGCTTTGAGTGTATTGTTTCATCAAGTGTCCATGACAACTACATATTTAGTACTTTCCATACACTCATGGGTTCCACAGTCTTACCCTTGAGGTGTGTGTGTTCTGCACTTATCTGCGCATGCACAGCTGGGTTGGGTGTAACTCTCTTCATCTAGGATCCTTGCTATTCATCTGCCATGGACAGAAATGGGGAAGACCATCTGCCATGGACACTTGGTCTCAGTTATAAGTATGCATAGTGGCTACTGAACGTCTCCAGCCCAACCCCACACCTCTGAGACACATCCATGTCTTTTCTCTTCCAGACTTGGTCCCCTGCAAAACCTCATAGACAGCCTCACAGACATCTTGACTAGAGTCATTCCTGGCCTGGTGCAGGGTGTGGTAAGTGACAGTTCCCTACTCCATGGGCCTTAGAGTTCTTAGGCTGAGCTACTCTGTCTGAAACTGTCCATCCATCAGTCCATCTGTCCTGTGATCCAGCTGCCTGTGTTAATTCTTTCTACTCCTCCAAACACCTTGGTTGGCTTCTTATGGGCTGTAGAAAGTATTCCTGGCTATGTTCCACCGTGAGCATGCTGCTTCTCCTAGGGTCCCCTTGCAGGAGGTCCTGTGCCTAACTCCCCTCTTTACCCTGGGTCAGGTGTGTCCTCTGGTCAATGGGGTTCTCAGCCTCTTGGACGTCACCCTAGCACATGATGTTGCTGGTAAGTGTTGTTTCCAAGTCTCCTCTCCCTCCAAGGAAGCATCAGTTTCCCACGAGTTTTGTCCCTATGTACCATGGAACAGCCAGGTCTTACTAGCCACGCCCCTCCCCGATTGAGGTGTCTGTTTCCATGATGTCTGTCTCCTACGTAGCCTGACCTGAAAGCAGCCAGGTtggctggaggggtgggggcacTAATGCTTCCCAACATGTCTAGGTGTGGTGAGCATGGCTGGTCCTGCAGAGCCTCAGGAAGCACTCAGGTTCTCCTTGGGCTCCTTTGCTTCCAGATCACCACTTTAGCCATTTCTTTTCTAGATGCGCTGCTGGGTGGAGTGCAGTTTGTCATTAAGGCCTAAGCCTTCCAAGAAAGGACCTGTCTCTGCTGCAATGGTAAATGCTGTTCCCGCTCTCCAGGATTTGCGGGTGCGCTGTCGTCCTCTAGAACAGGGGAGTGAGAAGCTTGGGACAGCAGTGCACACAGCAGCTTTTCCAGATGCACCATTCTGGGCAGTAGGCCTTTAACACATGGGTATGGGGAAAAGATGTTAGATCCAAGTTATAGCAATACCCAAGGAAAGAGACAAACAtggacatagacacacagaggtGTATATAGTTCCTAGAATAACTGGCAGATGTGGAGATGGACTAGAACTACACACAGCTTCAAAGAGAATTATATGTGGTTATGGGTATACACTCCAGCACATAGACATGACTGTCAAGCCTTCATCCACAGGGCACACAAATACAGACCCACTAGCCTAGTCCCTGTGGTTAAACAGACACACATTCGAACATGTGCACAAGGAGCCATAGAGATAACTGGGGTCTGAGCATGCTCTTGTCTCTCAGAAGGCCAATTCCTAACAGGACAGTACTAGAGAGAGTCACCCATCTCAGTCTCCCTCCTGATTGATCCTTCTCCCAACAGAACCATTTCTTGCTGCTCCATCCACCCCCTCCTGCCCAGCTTACATGGCTCACAGAAGGGGGACCCATATCCTAGAAAATGGCATGGCCACCTTCTCAAGGAACCCGCTCTCCTCCTTTCTCAAGCTTGATGAATATTCCATGTTCATCACTAAATAAAATGGTTCttcttctacactggggcttTCAGTTCCTCCCATCACTTGAGAGGCTCCAGAGAGTCCTGACTAGAGTTCTACAAGAGTTGGACCTCTCATATCACAGGAACGAGAGTTATCAAACAGCTGAGGGCTTGGGTCTGGGTGAATAGGGATTTAGGATGGCTGCCTTCCTGGCCTCACAAGTGTACATGAGAAAGCTGGGAATGGATAATCACTCAGCCATAGTTGTTCACACACAGTATTACCACACAAAAAGTGAAGCAGCAGATGGGAGGGCTATCTAAAAGCTGGGCAGGGTGTGTGCAGGCATATATGGCTCAGATCTACATCTCAGGCTGGGGATCCCGGATGTCTTTCTTAAGGTttatattactgtgataaaacaccatggcgaGGTCCTGGAGAGATATCTCAATGGTTAAGAACCTGTGCTGCTCTAGTGAAGGATGTGATGACTCAccgccatctataactccagttccagaaggctCAGTGTCCTCTTCTATTCTGAGGTCACCATGCATAgcactcatatgtacacacaagtaAAATACTCATGAACATATACAaattgataaatagatagatagataaatagatagatagatagatagatagat
The DNA window shown above is from Mus pahari chromosome 3, PAHARI_EIJ_v1.1, whole genome shotgun sequence and carries:
- the LOC110318761 gene encoding BPI fold-containing family A member 5 encodes the protein MFLAGSLVVLCGLLAQSTAQLAGLPYPLGQDLPMSMGHCRSLHVGQTLPYYGVTPVVSTYPSNHLDRNFRDAFRHGLLSGGVLSFLEHIPLLNYVRPTGSNAGGLIGVLGKVISSIPLLNNILDIRVTNPQLLEIGLVQSYDFHRLYATIPLGFDLRVNTLGVGSLLELSVKLDITAEIYAVRDSYGRSRLVIGDCIYPPGSLRISLLNRLGPLQNLIDSLTDILTRVIPGLVQGVVCPLVNGVLSLLDVTLAHDVADALLGGVQFVIKA